In one Drosophila pseudoobscura strain MV-25-SWS-2005 chromosome X, UCI_Dpse_MV25, whole genome shotgun sequence genomic region, the following are encoded:
- the ph-p gene encoding polyhomeotic-proximal chromatin protein isoform X3, whose translation MQKRADTESETTTPAAAPGSSSVPAPAGGGTLPLKDNSNIREKPLHNSNNNNNSSQHQQQPSKQLERPLKCLETLAQKAGITFDEKYDVSSPPHPGIAQQPSSTPAAATVTAQAHRNGGANTGAGTPPTARRHAHTPVTANTPNTPNTHNSNPQQSRHSGSNHTMEKSQSPAQQVPSATSVPLQISPEQLQQFYASNPYAIQVKQEFPTHTAGTTTTELKHATGLLDASQASQLQLQQLQQLTAAAADAAGGNGSAGGGAGSQGGGAPSPANQQGQQQQQHSTAISTMSPMQLAAASGGVTGDWSQGRTVQLMQPSTGFIYPPMMISGNLLHSAGIGQQPIQVITAGKPFQGNTPQMITTTTQNAKQMIGGQGGFAGGTYAIPSSQSPQTLLISPVNVISHSPQQQQSILQSMVAQQQQQQQQQQLNAQQQQQLTAAAAAQQAVAMAKAGVGVGADAQGKMQAQKVVQKVTTTTNTVQAASAGAGGAQAQQQQQQQTTTQQCVQVSQSTLPGVGVGVGVGGQLLNSLGGTGAGQGQQMLGSWFWQNSLPPFGSNSIILRGPPDGTQGMFIQQQPTTQTLQTQQNQIIQCNVTQTPTKPRTQLEALATKQQQQQQQQQQQQQQQQQQQQQQQQQQQQQQQQAAANCQAQQQQQQQQQLAVATAQLQQQQQQQLTALQRPGAPIMPHNGTQVRPASSVSTQTAQNQNLLKAKMRNKQQPVRPALPALKTENGQVVAVGAVQSKSVGQHMAAIQQQHQQHQQQANLHQVVTTAGNKMVVMSTGTPITLQNGQTLHAATAAGVDKQQQQQQQLQLMHKQQFLQQQMFQQQIAAIQIQQQAAAQQQQQQQQQQVAQQQQQQQQQQDQRQQVAQAQAQAQAQAQVQAQQQQQQQQQALAQQILQVAPNTFITSHQQQQQQQQLHNQLLQQQLQQQAQAQVQAQVQAQAQAQAQQQQQQQQQQREQQQQNIIQQIVVQQAAGAGQQQQPQQQQQQQQQTQPGQLQLSSVPFSVSSTTTPAGIATSSALQAALSASTSGAIFQTAKSTISSSSLPTSSVVTITNHTTGPLVTSSTMAASLHQAQLQQQQQHQQHFQQQHQQQQQHQLISASISAATQQQQQQGPPALAAASSSPATNPIMAMTSMMNATVGPVTSSAVTPSPATLVAFSAASGANHPATPTKEATLKMPTPSATLVPIGSPLNNSAVGQDHHPSSVNTTPRSVGSASASAEASSSTSDSRVNGEAPEASHSNSTTPTTPTKPTISTPTTRQSNVVLPTSSCSTTSSSTPTHSGKDEGKGGASTATSTTSAPSTPTTTIVGNGIGIATLARAASTTATTTTTTSSSTTTPTTTTSISNGNSNAVGKDLPKAMIKPNVLTHVIDGFIIQEANEPFPVTRQRYADKDTSDEPPKKKTAMQEDAKLCGIATATPTTTKTQTAAANAAGLPTDMVACEHCGKLEHKAKLKRKRFCSPGCARQAKTCVAGIGAAAAAGGGLGENNGMGMDMEMGGIVGVDAMALVDKLDEAMAEEKMQMQTDALQALQPDPIPMSTTTEGPLVSLPVLPVMAATPVPVPPLVAVALAVPTPVALPAAPSPAPTPPAAAVAPQPPVPTPTSSSTAGERSPICNWSVEEVADFIRNLPGCQDYVDDFVQQEIDGQALLLLKENHLVNAMGMKLGPALKIVAKVESMKEVVPAPGSGEVKEATAAGGAQ comes from the exons ATGCAGAAAAG AGCGGACACAGAAAgcgaaacaacaacaccagcagcagccccaggaTCCTCTTCAGTACCAGCTCCAGCAGGAGGCGGCACACTACCTCTGAAGGATAACTCGAATATTCGCGAAAAGCCGCTACAcaacagtaacaacaacaataacagctcccagcaccagcagcaacccAGCAAGCAGCTCGAGCGGCCCCTGAAGTGCCTGGAAACGCTCGCACAGAAGGCGGGAATCACCTTCGACGAGAAATACGATGTGTCCAGTCCCCCGCATCCGGGTATCGCCCAGCAGCCGTCATCGACaccagccgcagccacagtcACTGCCCAAGCCCATCGCAACGGAGGAGCCAACACAGGCGCTGGAACACCCCCCACTGCACGTcgtcacgcacacacaccggTCACAGCGAACACCCCAAACACCCCGAACACTCACAACAGCAACCCACAGCAATCCCgacacagcggcagcaaccaCACCATGGAGAAGTCACAGAGCCCCGCCCAACAGGTGCCGTCCGCCACATCGGTGCCCCTGCAGATCTCACcagagcagctgcagcagttcTACGCGAGCAATCCGTATGCCATCCAGGTGAAGCAGGAGTTCCCCACGCACACGGcgggcaccaccaccacggaACTGAAGCATGCGACGGGTTTGCTGGACGCCAGCCAGGCAAGCCAGTTGCAGCTCcaacagctccagcagctgacggcggcggcagccgATGCAGCCGGAGGAAACGGTTCTGCGGGTGGTGGGGCAGGGAGCCAGGGCGGAGGCGCACCCAGTCCGGCGAACCAGCAgggacagcaacagcaacagcactcGACGGCCATTAGTACGATGTCGCCGATGCAGCTGGCGGCAGCCTCCGGCGGAGTGACTGGTGACTGGTCACAGGGTCGGACGGTGCAGCTGATGCAGCCTTCGACGGGGTTTATCTACCCGCCAATGATGATCTCCGGCAACCTGCTGCACTCCGCGGGCATCGGCCAGCAGCCCATACAAGTGATCACCGCCGGGAAGCCGTTCCAGGGTAACACCCCCCAGATGATCACCACTACCACACAGAACGCCAAGCAGATGATCGGTGGGCAGGGCGGGTTCGCAGGCGGCACCTACGCCATCCCCTCCAGCCAGTCCCCGCAGACGTTGCTCATCTCACCCGTCAACGTCATCTCCCActcgccgcagcagcagcagagcattCTTCAGTCGATGGTcgcccagcaacagcagcagcagcaacagcaacagctcaacgctcagcagcagcagcagctgacagcggcggcagcggctcaGCAGGCGGTGGCCATGGCCAAGGcgggtgtgggagtgggagctgATGCCCAGGGCAAGATGCAGGCACAGAAGGTGGTCCAGAAGGTGACGACCACCACCAACACGGTGCAGGCAGCCTCGGCAGGAGCTGGCGGGGCAcaggcgcagcagcaacagcaacaacagaccACCACCCAACAGTGTGTCCAGGTCTCGCAGTCGACATTGCCCGGCGTaggagtgggtgtgggcgtgggcgggCAGCTGCTGAATTCGCTGGGCGGGACTGGCGCGGGCCAGGGGCAGCAGATGCTGGGTTCCTGGTTCTGGCAGAACAGCCTGCCGCCCTTCGGCTCGAACTCCATTATACTGCGGGGCCCGCCGGACGGCACTCAGGGCATGTttatccagcagcagccaaccaCGCAGACACTCCAGACGCAGCAGAACC AGATCATCCAGTGCAATGTAACCCAGACACCGACCAAGCCTCGCACCCAACTGGAAGCTCTGGCCAccaagcaacagcagcaacaacagcagcaacaacagcagcaacaacagcagcagcaacaacagcagcaacagcagcagcaacaacagcagcagcagcagcaggcggcggccAATTGccaggcgcagcagcagcagcaacaacagcaacagctagCGGTAGCCACAGctcaattgcagcagcagcagcagcagcagctgacggCCCTTCAGCGGCCTGGAGCGCCGATTATGCCCCACAACGGAACCCAGGTGCGCCCGGCTAGCTCCGTGTCCACGCAGACGGCGCAAAACCAGAACCTGCTCAAGGCCAAGATGCGGAACAAGCAGCAGCCTGTCCGTCCGGCGTTGCCGGCCCTCAAGACGGAGAACGGGCAGGTGGTGGCGGTTGGTGCGGTGCAGAGCAAGTCAGTGGGGCAACACATGGCTgccatccagcagcagcaccagcagcaccaacagcaggcGAACCTCCACCAGGTGGTCACCACAGCGGGAAACAA GATGGTCGTCATGAGCACGGGCACGCCCATAACCCTGCAAAATGGTCAGACCCTGcatgcagcaacagcggccGGAGTGgacaagcagcaacaacagcaacagcagctgcagcttatGCACAAGCAGCAGTTCCTACAGCAGCAAATGTTCCAACAGCAGATAGCCGCCATCCAGATCcaacagcaggcagcagcccaacagcagcagcaacagcaacagcaacaagtcgcccagcagcagcaacaacaacagcagcagcaggatcagCGGCAACAGGTGGCACAGGCTCAGGCCCAAGCTCAGGCCCAAGCTCAGGTTCAGgctcagcaacagcagcagcagcagcagcaggcattGGCGCAGCAGATACTGCAGGTGGCGCCAAACACCTTCATCACCtcccaccaacagcagcagcagcagcagcagctccacaaccaactgctgcagcagcagctccagcagcaggcgcaggcCCAAGTGCAAGCTCAGGTTCAGGctcaggcacaggcacaggcccagcagcaacagcaacagcagcaacagcagcgggagcagcagcagcagaacataATCCAACAAATTGTGGTACAGCAGGCGGCTGGGGCGggtcaacagcagcagccacagcaacagcaacagcagcagcagcagacgcagccAGGACAATTGCAGCTGAGCAGCGTCCCCTTCTCGGTGTCCTCGACCACGACGCCCGCAGGAATAGCCACCTCGAGTGCCCTCCAGGCCGCTctctccgcctccacctccggcGCCATCTTCCAGACGGCCAAGTCGACCATCAGCAGCTCCTCCCTGCCCACCAGCAGCGTGGTGACTATAACAAACCACACAACGGGACCTCTGGTCACAAGCAGCACAATGGCAGCCAGCCTTCACCAAGCCcagctccaacagcagcagcaacaccaacagcacttccaacagcaacaccaacagcagcagcaacatcagttAATCTCCGCCAGCATTTCAGCAGccacacagcaacagcagcagcagggaccACCCGCTCTGGCGGCTGCATCGTCCTCACCCGCCACGAACCCCATCATGGCTATGACGTCCATGATGAACGCCACGGTTGGGCCTGTCACCAGCAGTGCAGTGACACCATCTCCTGCAACACTGGTCGCGTTCAGCGCTGCCAGTGGAGCCAATCATCCGGCGACACCCACCAAGGAGGCGACGCTGAAGATGCCCACCCCCTCCGCCACCCTGGTGCCCATTGGGTCCCCTCTAAACAACAGTGCCGTTGGCCAGGATCACCACCCATCCTCCGTCAACACCACCCCCAGGTCCGTTGGAAGCGCCAGTGCCTCCGCGGAGGCTAGTAGCTCAACCAGCGACTCGAGGGTAAATGGAGAGGCCCCGGAGGCGTCtcacagcaacagcacgaCCCCCACCACGCCTACGAAGCCCACCATCAGCACGCCCACTACAAGGCAGAGCAATGTGGTGCTGCCCACGAGTAGCTGCAGCACCACTAGCTCCTCCACCCCCACGCACAGTGGGAAGGATGAGGGCAAGGGCGGAGCGAGCAcagccaccagcaccaccagcgcACCTTCAACGCCGACAACGACGATAGTAGGGAACGGGATTGGGATAGCCACCCTGGCCAGGGCAGCGAGTACCACTGCGaccactaccaccaccacgagcagcagcacgaCTACACCTACAACCACAACGAGCATCAGCAATGGGAACAGCAACGCGGTGGGGAAAGATCTGCCGAAAGCCATGATTAAGCCTAATGTGCTCACTCATGTCATCGACGGATTCATCATCCAAGAGGCCAACGAGCCCTTTCCTGTAACGAGGCAGCGCTACGCAGACAAGGACACCAGCGACGAGCCGCCAA AGAAAAAGACTGCCATGCAGGAGGACGCGAAGCTGTGCGGAATAGCCACTGCAACGCCAACCACAACCAAAACCCAAACAGCAGCTGCTAATGCAGCGGGTCTACCCACGGACATGGTGGCCTGCGAGCATTGTGGCAAGCTGGAGCACAAGGCGAAGCTCAAACGGAAGCGCTTCTGCTCCCCAGGATGCGCTAGGCAGGCGAAGACTTGCGTTGCAGGCattggagctgcagctgcagctggaggcgGACTGGGAGAGAAcaatggaatgggaatggataTGGAAATGGGAGGAATTGTGGGAGTGGATGCCATGGCTCTGGTGGACAAACTGGACGAGGCTATGGCCGAGGAGAAAATGCAGATGCAGACCGACGCCTTGCAGGCGCTGCAGCCCGATCCGATTCCGATGTCGACCACCACGGAGGGGCCACTGGTGTCTCTTCCTGTCCTGCCGGTCATGGCAGCCACCCCCGTTCCAGTTCCTCCCTTAGTTGCAGTCGCACTCGCAGTCCCCACTCCTGTGGCCCTGCCTGCGGCTCCGTCTCCAGCTCCCACCCCACCTGCGGCAGCAGTGGCGCCCCAGCCACCTGTACCAACACCAACATCCTCCTCGACCGCAGGCGAGCGTTCGCCCATTTGCAACTGGAGCGTGGAGGAGGTCGCTGACTTCATACGGAACCTGCCCGGCTGCCAAGACTATGTGGATGACTTTGTCCAGCAGGAGATCGACGGtcaggcgctgctgctgctaaagGAGAATCACCTGGTAAATGCCATGGGGATGAAGCTGGGTCCCGCCCTCAAGATTGTGGCCAAGGTGGAGTCCATGAAGGAGGTGGTGCCGGCGCCGGGCTCTGGCGAAGTCAAGGAGGCGACGGCAGCGGGAGGAGCTCAATAA